The Brachybacterium huguangmaarense genome contains a region encoding:
- a CDS encoding type II toxin-antitoxin system Phd/YefM family antitoxin → MSISASEARKTLFPLIERVNDDRDAVEIVSRKGNAVLMSADEYAAWQETAYLFRSPRNARRLLDAYERARDGRTEVHELDRED, encoded by the coding sequence ATGTCCATCAGTGCGAGTGAAGCGCGCAAGACCCTGTTCCCGCTCATCGAGCGCGTCAACGACGATCGGGATGCCGTGGAGATCGTCTCCCGCAAGGGCAACGCGGTCCTGATGTCGGCCGACGAGTACGCGGCGTGGCAGGAGACCGCCTATCTGTTCCGATCGCCGCGGAACGCCCGGAGGCTGCTCGACGCGTACGAGCGCGCTCGCGACGGCCGGACCGAGGTCCACGAGCTCGATCGGGAGGACTGA
- the recQ gene encoding DNA helicase RecQ, producing the protein MDDGPLPTSAITNAPDPVDPLAPAASASPSRALDVLSTVFGYDAFRGEQAEIIDHVASGGDAVVLMPTGGGKSLCYQIPALLRPGTGIVISPLIALMADQVSALDQLGIRAAYLNSTLEPHEAQAVEQQLLAGELDLLYMAPERLVLPRTLDLLQRAQLALFAIDEAHCVAQWGHDFRPDYLGLSVLADVFGQVPRIALTATATGETHREITERLRLDDARHFVSSFDRPNIQYRIGPKDRARDQLLRLIHTEHDGECGIVYCLSRRGVEQTAAWLVEHDVPALPYHAGLDAQVRHAHQERFLREDGLVMVATIAFGMGIDKPDVRFVAHLDLPKSIEGYYQETGRAGRDGLPSTAWMAYGLGDVVSQRRFIDAGEGSDQFKRNARAHLDAMLALCETVTCRRVQLLRYFGQESEPCGNCDTCLNPPETWDATVAAQKLLSAIIRLDRERDQRFGSGQVIDVLLGRANDRSRQSRHAELSVWGIGQDLSERQWRTALRQLLARGIVEAVGDYGVLVAGAHAGPVLRGEVTVELAVDRAPAGGKASRSTGTGSRSRPADALEPAQREVFEALRAWRTSVAQDRKIAPYMVFSDATLVGIVESRPRTIGALGQVSGVGAKKLAEYGDAVLEVLDEAAPGDR; encoded by the coding sequence ATGGACGACGGCCCCCTCCCCACCTCGGCGATCACCAACGCACCGGATCCCGTCGATCCCCTGGCCCCGGCGGCGAGCGCTTCGCCCTCGCGCGCTCTGGACGTGCTGTCGACCGTCTTCGGCTACGACGCGTTCCGCGGCGAGCAGGCCGAGATCATCGACCACGTCGCCTCGGGCGGGGATGCCGTGGTGCTCATGCCGACGGGCGGCGGCAAGTCGCTGTGCTACCAGATCCCCGCGCTGCTGCGGCCGGGGACCGGCATCGTCATCTCGCCTCTCATCGCGCTCATGGCCGATCAAGTCTCCGCCCTCGACCAGCTCGGGATCCGCGCCGCCTATCTCAACTCCACGCTCGAGCCGCACGAGGCGCAGGCCGTCGAGCAGCAGCTCCTGGCCGGCGAGCTCGACCTGCTGTACATGGCGCCCGAGCGTCTGGTGCTGCCCCGGACCCTCGACCTCCTGCAGCGCGCCCAGCTCGCCCTGTTCGCGATCGACGAGGCGCACTGCGTCGCCCAGTGGGGGCACGACTTCCGCCCCGACTACCTGGGGCTGTCGGTCCTCGCGGACGTGTTCGGGCAGGTCCCGCGCATCGCGCTCACGGCGACCGCCACCGGCGAGACGCACCGGGAGATCACCGAGCGCCTGCGCCTCGACGACGCCCGGCACTTCGTGTCGAGCTTCGACCGCCCCAACATCCAGTACCGGATCGGCCCCAAGGACAGGGCCCGCGACCAGCTGCTGCGGCTCATCCACACCGAGCACGACGGCGAGTGCGGCATCGTCTACTGCCTCTCGCGCCGCGGCGTCGAGCAGACCGCCGCGTGGCTCGTCGAGCACGACGTGCCAGCCCTCCCCTACCACGCGGGTCTCGACGCGCAGGTCCGTCACGCTCATCAGGAGCGCTTCCTGCGCGAGGACGGCCTGGTCATGGTCGCGACCATCGCCTTCGGCATGGGGATCGACAAGCCCGACGTCCGCTTCGTCGCGCACCTGGACCTGCCCAAGTCGATCGAGGGCTACTACCAGGAGACCGGCCGTGCCGGCCGCGACGGCCTGCCGTCGACCGCCTGGATGGCCTACGGGCTGGGAGACGTCGTGAGCCAGCGCCGTTTCATCGACGCCGGCGAGGGCAGCGACCAGTTCAAGCGCAACGCCCGGGCCCACCTGGACGCGATGCTCGCGCTGTGCGAGACCGTGACGTGCCGACGCGTGCAGCTGCTGCGGTACTTCGGCCAGGAGTCGGAGCCGTGCGGCAACTGCGACACGTGCCTGAACCCGCCGGAGACCTGGGATGCGACCGTCGCCGCGCAGAAGCTCCTCTCGGCGATCATCCGGCTCGACCGTGAGCGCGATCAGCGTTTCGGCTCCGGGCAGGTGATCGACGTGCTGCTGGGCCGGGCGAACGACCGCTCGCGGCAGTCCCGCCACGCCGAGCTGAGCGTGTGGGGCATCGGGCAGGACCTCTCCGAGCGGCAGTGGCGCACCGCGCTGCGCCAGCTGCTGGCGCGCGGGATCGTCGAGGCGGTGGGCGACTACGGAGTGCTCGTGGCCGGCGCGCACGCGGGCCCCGTGCTGCGCGGCGAGGTGACGGTCGAGCTCGCGGTCGATCGTGCGCCCGCCGGCGGCAAGGCCTCGCGCTCGACGGGGACCGGGTCCCGGTCGCGCCCGGCGGACGCCCTCGAGCCCGCTCAGCGGGAGGTCTTCGAGGCCCTGCGGGCCTGGCGCACGAGCGTCGCGCAGGACAGGAAGATCGCCCCCTACATGGTGTTCTCCGACGCCACGCTCGTGGGGATCGTCGAGTCCCGCCCCCGCACGATCGGGGCGCTCGGACAGGTGAGCGGGGTGGGGGCCAAGAAGCTGGCCGAGTACGGGGACGCGGTGCTGGAGGTGCTCGACGAGGCGGCCCCCGGCGACCGCTGA
- a CDS encoding universal stress protein → MPPQPAVDRITPFAGHPIVVGVVPELPDLVTLTAASIAQATGARAMYFAYSDPSRTVREERPDGSVVHEPIDPDGLDDRWELVAQQIVDHLTHVLSTTQAPWEFRYLAGRPDRALTHLARAVDAAAIVVGTRTPRRDMGLRQLFEGSVAVHLSQHQHRPVITVPLSVVDWKETASAWDRREHA, encoded by the coding sequence ATGCCACCCCAGCCTGCAGTCGACAGAATCACGCCGTTCGCCGGGCATCCCATCGTGGTCGGCGTGGTCCCGGAGCTGCCCGACCTGGTCACCCTCACCGCCGCCTCGATCGCCCAGGCCACCGGGGCGAGAGCGATGTACTTCGCCTACTCCGACCCGTCGCGGACGGTTCGCGAGGAACGCCCGGACGGCTCGGTCGTCCACGAGCCGATCGACCCCGACGGTCTCGACGACCGGTGGGAGCTGGTCGCCCAGCAGATCGTCGACCACCTGACCCACGTGCTGTCGACGACGCAGGCGCCGTGGGAGTTCCGGTATCTCGCCGGGCGCCCCGATCGTGCGCTGACCCACCTCGCCCGGGCAGTGGACGCCGCGGCGATCGTGGTGGGCACCAGGACGCCCCGCCGTGACATGGGCCTGCGGCAGCTGTTCGAGGGCTCGGTCGCGGTGCACCTGTCCCAGCACCAGCATCGACCGGTGATCACGGTGCCCTTGAGCGTCGTCGACTGGAAGGAGACGGCGAGCGCATGGGACCGGCGGGAGCACGCATGA
- a CDS encoding fluoride efflux transporter FluC, whose amino-acid sequence MNTDTGPDAGGRPLRRRPPDRLLGFAALVGLGSMVGTLLRASIEQGFAGAAATWPWPTFVINLVGSLVLGALLETLGRLGQDTGRRRVVRLAGGTGVIGGFTTYSTYALEIDQLARSGDLLLAVLYAVISLVAGVAAAAIGLAAATALMDRRSASREQVR is encoded by the coding sequence ATGAACACCGACACCGGCCCGGATGCGGGGGGCCGCCCCCTCCGCCGGCGCCCCCCGGACCGCCTGCTCGGCTTCGCCGCCCTGGTGGGCCTCGGCTCCATGGTCGGCACGCTGCTGCGGGCGAGCATCGAACAGGGTTTCGCCGGTGCGGCCGCGACGTGGCCGTGGCCGACGTTCGTGATCAACCTGGTCGGGAGCCTCGTGCTCGGCGCACTGCTGGAGACGCTCGGGCGCCTCGGCCAGGACACCGGTCGGCGCCGTGTCGTGCGACTGGCCGGCGGCACGGGTGTGATCGGCGGGTTCACCACCTACAGCACGTACGCGCTGGAGATCGACCAGCTCGCACGCTCGGGGGATCTGCTCCTCGCCGTGCTGTATGCCGTGATCAGCCTCGTCGCCGGGGTCGCGGCCGCCGCGATCGGCCTGGCCGCGGCGACGGCGCTCATGGACCGGCGGTCGGCCTCGAGAGAGCAGGTGCGGTGA